The window GGATCAGGGCCATTACGGCGGCGCCGCCGACCACACCGGCGGCTAGGCCGTAGACCCCGTAGTAATTCCCCAGAAACAGGGCGCCGGAAATGATTACGATGTTCATGGCCGCCGGGGCGAAGGCCGGAACCCCGAACACGTTGTTGGCGTTCAGCATGCCGGTGAACAGGCCGGCCAGGCTGAAGAACACGATCGAAGGCATCATAATCATCATCAGTTGGACCGACAGCCGGAAGGTCTCCGGGGCGAAGCCCTTCCCCAGTACGCCGACTACCGCCGGAGCCAGGATCATCCCGATCAGGGACCCGACCACCGTGAACAGGATCAAGGCGTTGGTGATCAGGCTGCAAAGCCGCCAGGCCTCTTCGCGCCGGCCCTGGGTGACGTACTCGGTGAAGATCGGGACGATCACGGTGGCCAGCGCAATGCCGGCGACGGCGTAAAAGATGTTCGGGATGGTATAGGCCACCAGGTAGGCGTCGGTGGCGTGCGTGGCGCCGAACTGGTGGGCGATGGCCGCCTCCCGCCCCAATCCCAGCACCCGGGACAGGGCCAGCATAATCATGACCACGATGGTGGCGCGGGCGACTACCTGACCTGTAGACATCACACAACCTCAGCTTTTAGAAGGCAGACTTGGAGGGACCCATGCACTTTGCCCCGGCAGATACTTCCCCGGCTCCCGGCCGGTTTCCAGCGTTATGGGCACACTTCAGGCGCCAGCGCACCCTGATATCCAGATAGATTGTAGCACACATACGGGGGTTGCGGCCTCAAAAACTTTAACCCCCCCCCGGTGACAGTCGCGACTGTTGACCGATGAGGTGAACCGGTTTCCGGAAAAAGGGGCCAGGCCCCTTTTCCAGCTCCCGGTGCCGCCGAAGCGGATCGCCGATCGCCCCTGTCGCTCTCCTTGCGCGTGACCTACGAACCGGCTGGCCACCGGAAAAGTGCGACTTCGGTCAAAAGCTGGCATCGGACCAGTTAATATGATACAATAAATCCAGGGGTTGGCCCACTCAGATGCTCTAAGAGCCGTGAAACGATTTATCACCGGACCTGCCGGGTCTTCCGCCCGCAGGTCCAAGTGTCTGGAAAGCGGGAGGCTTTAGCAATCCCCACCCCGAGCCTGGAGGTGGAACCCGTTGACTGTCCTGCACAACCTGGAGCGCCTGGTCGTCGTATCCAACCGTGGCCCGGTGGAGATCAAGGAAACCCCTTCCGGGGTTTCGGTGTCCCATACGGTCAGCGGCCTCGTTTCGGCCGTGGAGCCGATCATCGAAGCGACCGGGGGTATCTGGATCGCCTGGTGCGGCCGCAAAAAGCGTAAGCCGGGGGTGGGCCATACCTGGCCCGTACCGCGCACCGAACCGCGATACAGTGTTCGCGAGGTCACCCTCTCTGCGTCCGAGCACCGGGATTTCTACCTGGGCTTTGCCAACGATTGCCTCTGGCCCCTGTGTCACAGCTTTATCGACCGCTGTGTCTTCAACCCCGACTACTGGCGGAGTTACCAACTGGTGAACCAACGGTTCGCGGACGCGGTGGCGGCGGACTGGCGGGAAGGCGACGTGGTGTGGATCCACGACTATCAGCTGGCCCTCACGCCCGCGATGTTCCGCGCGCTCCGACCGGAGGCCCGGATCGCCTTTTTCTGGCACATCCCGTTCCCGTCCTACGACGTGTTCAGTATCCTCCCCTGGGCCCGGGAGATCCTTAAGGGCTTTCTGGCATGCGACAACATCGCCTTTCACTCTCCGGTCTACCTTGACAACTTCCTGCACTGCGTCTCCTGGCTCCTGGACCTCGAGGTCGACCCGGAGGCCGGTATCGTCCGCTGGGAGGGACGCGACATCATCGTCCGGGCGCTGCCCATCGGCGTCGATGCCGCGCGGTTTATCGCCCTAGCCACCGAGCCGGCCGTCCGACAGCGGGCGGAGGCAATCCGGCGCTCCATCGGCGCACGCTTTCTGGTCCTGGGGGCCGACCGGCTGGACTACACCAAGGGAATCCTGGAACGGCTCCAGGCGGTCGAGCTGTTTCTGGAGCGAAACCCCGGCTACGCCGACGACTTCACCTTTCTGCAGGTGGCCGTGCCCACCCGCACCGAGGGCAAAGCCTACCGCGAACTCCGCCGGGCCGTCGAGGAAACTGTGGGCCGGATCAACGGACGGTTCGGGGAGCAGTGGCGGGTGCCGGTGCGTTACCAGTTTCGTTCGCTCAACCCCGAATACCTGGTGGCCCACTACCTCGCGGCCGACGTGGCCCTGGTCACACCCTTGCGGGACGGGCTGAATCTGGTGGCCAAGGAATTTGTCGCCTCGCGCATCGACAACACCGGCGTGCTGGTGTTGAGCCCTTTCGCCGGGGCCGCCGAGCAGCTTACCGAGGCGGTGATCGCCAACCCTTACTACCCGCACGACGTGGCCGAGCAGCTCCGGTTCGCCCTGGAGATGCCGCGTGAGGAACAGGCCCGACGGATGCGGGCCATGCGCGAAAACGTGACCAGGTACAACCTAACTCACTGGTGGCAGAGCATCCTGGACAGCCTAGCCCAAACCCTGGGCGGGCACCTGCGCCTCTCGGGCCTGCCCGCCACCGTGGATGAGGCCGGCTGCCCGCAATATCTCCGGCGCAAGCCCCTGCCCATTCCCGAGCTGGTCCAGGTAACGAGGAGCTAGTTTCAAGGAGGTAGGAATGAACTTCGACGAAAAAAACGAAGTGCGCCTGTACTTGTTCCTGGATTACGACGGGACCCTGGTCCCGATCGCCCCCACCCCGGACGAGGCCGTCCCCCCGCCGGAGTTGCTGCGGTTACTGCACACCCTGGTCGGCCGGGACGGTCTTCGCGTGGCCATTATCAGTGGCCGGGGACTGAAGAACCTGCAAGAAATGCTCCCCGTGCCGGGCCTGTACCTTTCCGCCTGCCACGGGGCGATCATTCAGCACCCCGGAGCACCGCCCCGTTTTCTGGCCGCCCCCACGGCCCTGGAGCAACTGGACCACCTGACCGAGGAGGCCCAGGAGCTGATCGAGGGCCGGACCGGTTTCCAGATCGAAAGGAAGGAAATGTCCGTCGCCCTGCACTACCGCCTCGCCGACCCGGACGAGGTCGACACCGTTTTGGACGCTTTCTTGGACCTGCGCGAGCAGTACTGCCCCGACCTGGAGTGCGACCTTCTGGCCGGGCGTAAAGTGCTTGAGGTGCGACCCAAGGGCGTGAGCAAAGGGACCGCCGTGAAGATACTGCTCGCCGCCTGCCCGGACGCCCTGCCCGTGTACATAGGGGACGATGTCACCGACGAGGACGCCTTCCGCGCCCTGTCCGGCCGGGGACTGACCATCCTGGTCGCCGACGCGCGCCGGGCGACCACCGCCCGCCGCCGCCTCACCCGCCCGGCGGTGCTGGACCTTCTGCGGGGTGTCGCCGAACACGGCCCCAGCTACATCACCTCGCCGGACTCCCTCCCCACCCCCCCTTAAAAAAAGGGGCCTGGCCCCTTTTTTGCGTTAGGGGAGTTCCCAGCGCCAGGCGGTTTCCACGATCAGCCGCAGGTCGTCCAGGCGCGGCTGCCAGCCGAGCCGCTCCCGGATCAGGCGGCTGTCCGCCACCAGGGCTGGCGGGTCTCCCGCCCGGCGTCCGGCGTACTCAACGGGGAAATCCACGCCGGTCACCTCCCGCACCGCGTCCAGTACCTCCAGCACCGAATACCCCCGCCCGTAACCGCAGTTGAAGACTCCGCTCTCCCCCGTCGCCAGCAGGTGCTCCAGGGCCAGGACGTGCGCCTCGGCCAGGTCCGACACGTGGATGTAGTCGCGCACGCCGGTGCCGTCCGGCGTCGGGTAGTCGGTCCCGAACACCGTCATCCCGGCCCGCCGCCCGGCGGCCGCCCGCACCGCCACCGTGATCAGGTGCGGCGCCCACTCCTTGCCCTCGCCCAGGCGCCCGCCGGGGTCGGCGCCGGCCACGTTGAAGTAGCGCAGGGCAATGTAGTCGATCTCCCCGGCGCGGGCCATGTCCCGGAGTATCCGCTCGACCATGGCTTTGGTATGCCCGTACGGGTTTATCGGCCGGAGCGGCGCGTCCTCCGCCACCGGGATCACCTCCGGAATGCCGTACACCGCCGCGCTGGACGAGTAGATCAGGTATCGGGGCCCGTGCCGGACCATCGCTGCCAACAGGTTCAGCGTGCCGCCCACGTTGTTCACGTAATACATAAGCGGCCGTTCCACCGATTCGGGCACCTGGATGTGCGCCGCGAAATGCACCACGGCGTCGAAGCGCCGCGCCGCGAAGAGCCGGTCCAAACCCTCCCGGTCGAGCAGGTCAAGCTCCACCAGTTCCCCGTGCCGCACCGCCCAGCGGTGCCCCGCGGACAGGTTGTCCAGCGTGACCACGTCGTAGCCCCTCTCCCCCAGGGCCAGCACGGTGTGGCTGCCGATATACCCGGCCCCGCCGGTGACCAGAATTGTCTTCACTCGCGGTGCCTCCTTGGTACGTGAATCCTCTCCCCTCGTCAGGGGGCCTGCGGGCCGTCACGCGGCCCCGCCTCCCGGCAGGCCGGTCAGTATCCGGTGAACCCGACTACCAGCGGCACCAGGCCGGCCAGACCCAGCCAGGCCAGCGGGGTCCGCGGCCCCACAAAGGCCAGCGGCACCAGGCTCAACAGCGCCAGCCCGGTCACGACGCGCAGCACCCGCAAGCGCGGGGTCAGGTTTGGCTTCAATGCCCGGACACCCCCTTTGAACAGCACACCATCCCGATTGTACTTTCTTTAACAAACAGGCAGGAATCAGCCTTTACCCGTAGAATTAAAGCCTAACAACATCCGGGAGGGATCCGTCTTGTGCTTTTTCTGCAACCTGCCGCCGGAAATCATCATCCTGGAAAACGAACTGGCATGGGCCATCTACGACAAGTACCCCGTCAACCCCGGTCACATGCTGGTGATTACCAAGCGCCACTTCCCCACCCTGTTCGAGGCGACCGAGGAGGAGATCCTCTCCGCCTACCGCCTGATCCAGGAGGCGAAAGTGCTCCTTGACGAAAAGTACCGCCCGGACGGGTACAACGTCGGGGTCAACATCGGCGAGTGCGCCGGGCAGACCATCTGGCACCTGCACTTCCACGTCATCCCCCGGTTCATCGGGGATGTGGACAAACCCCTGGGCGGGGTGCGCCGCGTCAAGCCCAACCTGGCCATGTCCCCCCGGGAAAGCTAGCCGCTC is drawn from Candidatus Desulforudis audaxviator MP104C and contains these coding sequences:
- a CDS encoding alpha,alpha-trehalose-phosphate synthase (UDP-forming), with translation MTVLHNLERLVVVSNRGPVEIKETPSGVSVSHTVSGLVSAVEPIIEATGGIWIAWCGRKKRKPGVGHTWPVPRTEPRYSVREVTLSASEHRDFYLGFANDCLWPLCHSFIDRCVFNPDYWRSYQLVNQRFADAVAADWREGDVVWIHDYQLALTPAMFRALRPEARIAFFWHIPFPSYDVFSILPWAREILKGFLACDNIAFHSPVYLDNFLHCVSWLLDLEVDPEAGIVRWEGRDIIVRALPIGVDAARFIALATEPAVRQRAEAIRRSIGARFLVLGADRLDYTKGILERLQAVELFLERNPGYADDFTFLQVAVPTRTEGKAYRELRRAVEETVGRINGRFGEQWRVPVRYQFRSLNPEYLVAHYLAADVALVTPLRDGLNLVAKEFVASRIDNTGVLVLSPFAGAAEQLTEAVIANPYYPHDVAEQLRFALEMPREEQARRMRAMRENVTRYNLTHWWQSILDSLAQTLGGHLRLSGLPATVDEAGCPQYLRRKPLPIPELVQVTRS
- the otsB gene encoding trehalose-phosphatase; this translates as MNFDEKNEVRLYLFLDYDGTLVPIAPTPDEAVPPPELLRLLHTLVGRDGLRVAIISGRGLKNLQEMLPVPGLYLSACHGAIIQHPGAPPRFLAAPTALEQLDHLTEEAQELIEGRTGFQIERKEMSVALHYRLADPDEVDTVLDAFLDLREQYCPDLECDLLAGRKVLEVRPKGVSKGTAVKILLAACPDALPVYIGDDVTDEDAFRALSGRGLTILVADARRATTARRRLTRPAVLDLLRGVAEHGPSYITSPDSLPTPP
- the galE gene encoding UDP-glucose 4-epimerase GalE; translation: MKTILVTGGAGYIGSHTVLALGERGYDVVTLDNLSAGHRWAVRHGELVELDLLDREGLDRLFAARRFDAVVHFAAHIQVPESVERPLMYYVNNVGGTLNLLAAMVRHGPRYLIYSSSAAVYGIPEVIPVAEDAPLRPINPYGHTKAMVERILRDMARAGEIDYIALRYFNVAGADPGGRLGEGKEWAPHLITVAVRAAAGRRAGMTVFGTDYPTPDGTGVRDYIHVSDLAEAHVLALEHLLATGESGVFNCGYGRGYSVLEVLDAVREVTGVDFPVEYAGRRAGDPPALVADSRLIRERLGWQPRLDDLRLIVETAWRWELP
- a CDS encoding YgaP-like transmembrane domain, whose amino-acid sequence is MKPNLTPRLRVLRVVTGLALLSLVPLAFVGPRTPLAWLGLAGLVPLVVGFTGY
- a CDS encoding HIT family protein, translated to MCFFCNLPPEIIILENELAWAIYDKYPVNPGHMLVITKRHFPTLFEATEEEILSAYRLIQEAKVLLDEKYRPDGYNVGVNIGECAGQTIWHLHFHVIPRFIGDVDKPLGGVRRVKPNLAMSPRES